The genomic DNA atttctttcacaaaatgtccAGAGTGGTCATTTTACAGCAAATCTGCAGAAATAAAGTTGAATAATCTGGTGTCTTTGTAGGAATTGGTGAAACAAATGACCAATGAGAAGAATTCATTGGAGTTTTCAATCAGAGATTTACAGACAATGATCAACAACCTGGAAGATGATCTGAAGGAAACCAAGGATAGAGAGAGACTGATGGTGCAATATCCGGATCTGAACGTTGGATCTCTTCCTCCTGAAGCTACTCCAGAAAGTAAGATGACATAGATTACTGGTATCATCCCACTTACAGTAGAGCCacttatgtgtgtgtgtgtgtgtctgtatgtgtgtgtgtgtgtgtgtgtgtgtgtgagagagagagagagagagagagagagagagagagaggggtaaAAGCACCCATTCTTTATTTAGACATTGAACAAGGTAACAACAAACATGATTGATTATAGCATGTGTAGAGCAGAAGTTTCACTGTCTTCAACTCCACCAATGGCATTACCATTTGACATGCACCTTGAGGTTAAATCATACCAACTCTCTATCTTACCACTTTGACTGTGCCAAATATGTCGTACAAGTGTGATGTTTATCTGTGTCAGTTTTGAAGTTACCATAAAATTGCAACATATCTGTTTGAACTGAAGATTAAGAGGGACATTTCGTCGTTTAATTATTTCCACCCTGTACATGTGTGACAAATGAAGAAATCAATTATCCCAAAAAATTATCATAAGCGTATTGCTATTTGCTTTGCATTACAGCAtgttatattttcattattgtccAGGGTTTGGAGATATCTTTTAAATCGTTAAATACTAGGAAAAGCCTTTTCTTCTGGCAAGGTTTTGGTATACAGAATATTTCTTCCTAGAGCAATTTTTTTCAGCATTCCATGCATTTTGAATGTTTATTGTACTGCCTACCTTTTAGAGGATCAAGAAGAGAAAATTCCCATCATTGTATTTTACCTTGTAGGCTCTGGTGACATCGCAGTGGACATGGAGAGACAGGTACAAGCCAACAATATCAGAATTCAGATACTGGAAGAACACAACAGCTCCCTCAGGCAGACACttacaaaattgaaagaaactTCACAGCCAAACACAACACAGACATACCAGGTATGGTAATGTGTGTAGCATGTGTTGAAATGTCATTTAGCAGCAAGAACTTTGACAGTGGCTATTGTGATTAGCCCCCAAGTGTTATTTATATTGGTGGTACATGTACGTTCATTGAATATAAAACACTCTAACCGTCACCCATCCTTTGTGCTCAGAAACTCTCAGTGTTCTCTGTGGAAATTGAAGGGGAAAAAATAGACAGGAAAAAACAGAACAATTACTGTATTGCACATAAAGTGCCAAAACATTTACCAATGTTAGAAATTCAAACATGTTGCTACTCTTTCTGCGTACCCAGTTAAATAAAGTTAAAATTGTTATGTTTTCAAGTAAAAAAGGCTATGAACTCATACTCCCTATGTGTTGCTTTAATTTCAAAAAGCTTCGAAGAGCTGTCATTCTACACATACTACTGTTGACTGTCAGCTAATTCCGGTATCAGCTTTCTTTGAATTCATGTAGGCTTGTGTGCATATATTTTGATTCCATATTTAATATATTCTTGCATATTGTTCCTACAGAATTCTGGACCAGTTCCCCTGTGGAAGATGGACAACTCCATGCCTCGTGAAGACCAATACAACAGACCTCCAGAGAGACATGTGGAAGAGAAACCACAGAGACTTTGGTCTGGACACTCACAATCATCTCAACAAAGTCAACAGCACAGAGATCTCTATAGTTACCAGTAGGTCATAGgtcattttaaacaatattgGCATAAGGAATTACAGATGATCGGTATAACCAtggttggcaccagattgtatTTGCAAGCCGCTTACTATGTTTTTGGGTTGCAGTGAACTTTTTCCTCTGATTGTGATAGACAACCTTTAATAGAGGTATTTTATAGCAGGACTCCTCTGTTCAGAGAGTAAGGAAAATATTGCTGTTTACAACGTCCCCCTCTTTTGTCAGCTGTGACGTTACTCTTCAATGAAGTACATACTGTAGCTCAATAAACAACCTCAAAGACTAGAGCAGATAGAAAGTGCAATGACCACCTGAGCAGACAAACATCATTTAAAAATTGGAGCCAACTAAATGATGCACATTGTACTTTCAGGAGCCCTCCATCTGATGTGAATTATTCCAAAGTACCACGGAATAGTCCCACTGATAATGACATGTTGGGCAGCAGTAGTGGGCTTCCTCCAAAGCCACCGGCATATAGGGATAGCAGCTCAGCAAAGTCAAGGACAGGTAATGAAATGAGACAATGCTTTTCATTTGAGTCTTTTATCCTGTACATTCAACAATGTGGAACTTTGGACTCTGGTCATTTGATATGTATTGGATTCCTAATGTTTCTTAATCCGGAGTTGTGTAGTGAAGATACATCTGATTATGTGTATGgcaaatgttttcaaatttgaattgttttttgtgaagatgTGTAGACTTTATGTCATGATTCTGAATCTACATGGAAAACAGCACCGTGATCAATTTCTAGTATATTGGCAATGAGTGAATGTTTTTCTCTATtaaacttaaaggtatacagtcaccagtaatctaaatatgcccatatatggtcaaaggggtgttccttggtattcaaaatgcccatgtgagggcactgttttttaaaagcggccatccacttaaaatctgtgattggttagattttctcttttaatggtaactgtggcaaaattggaacaggtgacagtatacctttaaagcctGATGTTTTCAGTATTAAAAGCTGcataaatttgtgaaaaataacCATAACTTACATCTATTTCACTTGCCATGAGTTTGAAAAGACTTAGCATTGATGATTTGGTCTCCTAAGCATGTACCCTTTGATCTTTAACAGGGGACAGAACAATTCCATCAACCAGTGTGAATGTAGCCAAGCTAGCTGCCCAGGGAAATACCAGTCTCAGTGCATATCTCAAGCTGAAGAGATCTGGTGGTATTGCAAACAAGGTAGTGGCAAGACTCTAAAAGTTTCCATCATTAAAGAACTTTTGTTTGAGTTTTAATGAGATAGGTTTACAACTCCTGATTGTTGCATAACTATTCAACACAATAacctcttggagtaagaaaaccaTCTGAGATTTTCGAAAAccaaacattttatattttcttatttagggatggtggccattttgaattccaaatattggtaaatgttcagtaatttgtttctctagtaccaaacatTGCATGGTcatcctgatttttattccttaGTTAGTAagggaatgattgaaagtttcattttggaaagtttgaggaaaagtttaatcttctttctcccaagttgtattcatttctatggtttgtctatggagcctggtagaaagagaaCTAAGTCTTTCGCTTTTGAGGTCCATACTACCCTAACCAGTAACTTTTGTAGTTTATCTTAGTGATTGCATGCACCTCCATAACCATCTATTTCACCTGATTTAAATACGTATATTGTGCTTTTCAGGGTGAAGGAGATACTGGTAAAACACGACCAAGAAGTGGCAAATCAAACATCAGAGATCAGAGTCACAGCACAGGGTCAACGTCCTCTCTCTCATTGAGAATAGATGTTCCAGGTTAGTCAGGGAATCTATTCTTTGACAACAAATCCAATCAAATAGCCACATACCGTTACTGGCAATGAACCACAGTGTCACAGAAAAGCAGATGATTTTTTGAGAGTACATTAGATGCTGTGCATTAAACTTGGTCAGTAGATAAAAAAAATGGACTCAGTCATGTTTGAGATTTTATTGTACAGTGGATGCCAAATTCCTTTATTCTTATCATGCTTGCCGATAGATGATGTGAATATGATATTTACTACAAGACCTTACACTGTCTAATTCATTGCAAAATGACACATCTATTCAACTATCACATAGTCATTATACAACACTGCCTTCAAGATTTCTCTGTATCATCTCAGATTTTTCATGTCTCTTCACATATATGCAGGAATGTTAGACGACAAAAAGAATTATTTTCTCATTTGTTCATTTTACTATTCCAGATATCTATCAAGAATGTCACTTTGAGATTATGTGTCAGGTGTTTTTCACAACAAATGTATGCAACCTAAGTAATGTGGCACAGAAGGTGAAATCAAAGTAGAGTTGTAATTAGAGAAATTTACAGTCACATATCTTTTCTATGTTGTTGACAGGATCAAGGGAAGGCAGTTCCATGGGTGACCGTGATACCCACATCTCTGGCAAACCTAAATCCAGACCAGGCAGTTGGATGGCACCTCTGGCGGGGAAAAAACCTGACAGACCTGAGTCAGATAACTATAACCCAATGAGTATGTTTGTGTGTCATGTGTGTGATAAGATGTACACAACAAAGAAGGACTTGGATGTTCATAAGTCATACTGCTATGGCTGAAAGACACTGTTCAAGGTTATACTTGAAAAGTTTCATCAGTTTCgttttggaaaatttcatgAACCTGTTCCTTCAGTGTTTTCATCATACCATTCCAGATTTACTCCTTGATcacttaaagggaaacagtcatcAGAACTACAcctgtgtgagtttcttgtttacaaacaatgtattttgcgcatgatatctagatgcactaCATTATCATAACTGCAACATTTacattatacgatgtagattatgacagacatgttttaactttcatcaatcaccatcataccttggatacagtgtttacattggtcgtatgggtcccatacaacctttgaCTGCAGTTATGATGACTATATCCCTTTTAAAGGTCAAATTATATTTGTGTTACAAAGAAAAGTAACTGCTGTTTCTGCAGTGAacatgtaattttcttttgacaaaaatcttgcTGAAATACCAACACCCATAATAACATACAGTGTATATTGATGAGCAGTGCATCTACAGCAAACTTCTTCAGGTGGTACACTGTGTCACTGCAATGTATCAGTGCTTTTCTgaatttggtttgtttgttttcaacgAAAGTGAAAAGTTGATTTGTTGATGGCATGGTAATTTCATTTGTTGAAGCTGTGTTAAGAAGAATCCCCCCATACATTCCGTGAATATGAAAGTCCAGAAATATTCTATCTATGCACAGCTGAAAGGAATACCATTTGCCATTTGTCGCCGTGATATCGTATTTCAAATTTGtgacaaatatacatgtatgtagtttACTTCATGCAGACACTGATTAGTACAGTagaaagttctaatttttaCTGTCTTTTATGCAATGGAAGTCATAGTATTCACATTAAAAAGAAAGATAGGGAAGCATTATTTGTGCTATTTCACAGAGATTTACAGATGAAGGGTATATGACATTCCACTGTTAAATATTGCACAGCTAGGTTTGTACATTGTTTGATGTTGATGTGTAAATTTTCATGGATTTCTAGTAGATCTGGAAAGAATGAATTACCATGGAAGGCTACCAGAGCAACAcaccaaaatttttcaagaaatacttttactccaaaattttcaaagagaTAACTTTTCATGGAATTGTATATGACTCGTTTTTTTACCTGTTTTGCCGTCCATGTACTCTTGAATAGATGAATTTTATTTATAGCAAATGAAATATGTGCCTTTACTGTACAAATTGATTCATTAGCACTGTATACAGTACTGAGACAAATAGTATCTAGATGTGTAGAAACTGTCATGAAGTTAGAAATGTACATTTCAAGTCATttactgcaaaaatacacatcttcattctttttttatcaataacagatttttctgaaaaaatttgttggCACAATCTTCAATTGATGAATTGTCTTTTgagatttcaatgaaaatgtacttttttcttgaaataatAAATCTTTTCAGATAGACATAAAAGATGGATGAAATTTTCCAGTGTTTTTATTTCTCTATATCAACTGACACCAACAATTCTGTCTCTTATCTATCTGAGCTCTCCCTGTTTCTGCATACTCATCCCACATATCCATTAGAATTTTGATGCAACTGCAAAACTCTGTGACAGATCTACCCAGTATGGTGGTAATCTGATGAAGTTGAGGTGCTTTTCGTTTATTCATTTCTTCAACAAATGCAGATCACAGCTTCAGTTCAGTTCAATATTTTGCTGTCTTGCAAAAGATGGAAACACGGTGTCAAGCTCTCATAGTCTGTCTGTATTTGTGCACAAGCCTGTGAGTGTATGGTACACTACAGCACCTCAGTGACAGCATCATCAAGCATTTAGCAAGGTCTACTTCATTTTTCTTACCCAATGTTTTATATAAAAGTAATCTTGCCCCTGGTGAACATAACATCCTGAAGACAATAGTTTTCATTATGTCAATACCCTCTATTGGCAAATCAGAGAAACAGCTAGGGAACAGTAAAAACTGAAACAAATTTATTGCTGGATTGAACAGAATCTAGCTTAAGATGAAGAGTCAACACTCTTACCATACACTCCTATAGTcctttttgcaaaattgtagtggtttttcttttcaacattttgtgaatatttgaagtacgatatatttgacaaattttgacgATTCAGTAGTCAATAATACCAACATGAAAACAGCTGACACAGCAGGATTTAGAACCTCAGGAAGCTGACGTGTGTTCCATGACATTGTCAACAGCAGGAAAGCAAGATAAACATAAAAATTAAAGTTCACCATGATCTGCTTCATTATGGTCTTGTTTCCTGAtattcaattcaaatatatctttGTTTACTTTCAAAGTATCTTTTCAACAATTGCAGTTCAAGCTGATCTGTCTGCCACTAGAGGGTAGAACACAAATTCACCATATCCGGTTGCTCTTGTGTGAATCCGTCACCAAATCCTATTGTTTTCACAAGTTTGGGTTTCCTTCCGCACATTGGACACATTTCATTCCGGACCTTTGAAGCCCTCATCCAGACTATGAGGTTATACCTCTCCCCCTCAGTGATTGGCAGGGCTCCATGCATGTGTTGTCCCCTATGCAGAAGTCCATATGTTGGTTTGTGGGTGTATTCTGTGCATGTGGTCTCATTCATAGGAACCTAAATGTGgataaaaaaatgaaaggatATTTCTTTCCTAAAAGATTTGACCAGTAAAATGATTCCAATATAAGGGATAGAACCCAATAGGACTAATATTCAAGAAGTGAGATATAAATGGGTTAATACTTGATAATAACCTAGAATGTAACTCTGCTCCATCTACAACTTTTTTTAAACTTAAGTATCTCAATTTCTTTAATGCACACTAAGACCACACCACTAAGCATCAAAGGGAGGTGAACTTTGATGAGAAAGTTGAAACAGTTCCCGACACCTACCCATCTCATATCTCCAAAGTACAGTGATCCTTCACTAAATTGCCTTCCAAGTGATACGTTGATTGTAATTTCAGAATTGTCGTAGTGGTAATTCAGGGAGAGGTCTTCACCAAGCTTGTATTTGACAATGAAAGCCTTGTGTGAGTCCAGACAACTGCCTCCCCACTCTGGATAAAGGAGTTGTGTTATGGGCCTGAggtatagcgccctcagtggtgagATGAAGTCTTCATCAAAACCCAGTTCATTGAGCAAAACCTACAAAATAAAGTATGTGATATTATGCCAACAGAAGTCCAacatatttgattatttttgcaTATCCTATAAGTGTGTGGCAATTAAACTTGCATTGCTGTTGTACAACCTTGCATGTTTGGATCTATATTCAAGCGCTGAGGGTGACagcgaaaaaagaaaaattgacaaaattgctGTTTTGTCAAAGTTTTCCTTTTGAAGAGTTTTGCTAAAAAAGTTGCAAAGGTGTTCACTGtaagcaaaaacaaaacaaaaatcagttctaAGGAAGTATTTAATTTAAATCATGAATCAACATTTGTTTGACTTTTTACATATGATGTGAGATGTGCCACAACCTATCCCTATAAATATCACTTTGAAATTGGGGTTGTGGTAGCCTTTTATTTGTGTGGCAAAAATGCTACAAACTCTCTCACATGTGACATGCATACATGGCATTGCTATTGAACTAAGGAATATCTCTCACAACCTTGCTTTAGGAGAAcataatttatcaaaatatttctcacCCCATAATTATTCATGGTGTTTGGCCTTCCCTTTGGGAGatctgtattttcaaaatgactgaTCTCTTCCATGAACTGCTCACAGAATTGTGATGTAAATACTGGAAATGAATATACTTCTGATGctgaaaataaacacaaaatgaaaAGTCACTTCAAGAAACTTGTGTGCTGATGGTGCAAGAAATATTGGTGAGAATCAGAGGAATTTTGATAGATGGCAACTGTACACCTGAAGATATTTGTTTTTAAAGTATCTGCACAaatatatcaacaaaaaaaGGAAAGAGTTTTTCCTTATTGAGAACAAATGAAACTGGGACAGAGTTTAGTGCTGTAGTCAGAATATAAGCCTTGTgcttttgtaaatgaaaattacattttgatgattttatgtgACATGCAATAGACAAACAGTTTTGGCCTTATTGTCAATCAGTATCACATCATGATCATCCCTTCAACAGAGTGATTTAGAAAATGTGATTAAATTCTGAACTTTGAACTTGGTTATGTGTGATGAGTGTACCAGCAGTGTAGGTATGGTCTCTGAGCAACAAGTGACTTTGCTGTTCTGAGGAAACATTTTACATGAAGGTATTCAATGAATTTCTGGTAGGTTAAAAACGTTGTGGGGGTCACTGTATACCAAACAATGGGGTAGTTGAATTATTAGAAATACTGGAACAGgtgaacaaacacaaacattacaatcatgaAACAATGATGACCAAATCATCAAAGACACACCATATACTCACATGACTCAACAGTAAGTTTTTCCTTAAGCCCCTCTGCTGTGGCATCTTCTTGTCTTGCATAGTGAAGAATATCAAGAAACTCTTCTGTGAAATATGAATCCTGCAACACAATGTAGTCCAAAgtttatcatcataatgttatcTGAAATTCTGGCTGTTATAAGATGTTGAAACCAAAATATGTTTATGGCTGCTGGGACAAGCTTTTGCGACAAAGTGCCATGAAAACTGTTGAACCACCTTAAGTTCCACACAAGGTGTCAATTAATGTGAACCAGactaaaattcatgaaaagtaaACCACCAAGGACCAGTATTGCTGCAAAGTTGCTGTTGACGCTTGGAATATCAAATTGTTATTAAACATTCCTGGAATTATATGAAATGATCAATATTGCTCATTTTccattaaaactttaaaatactCTGTGCTTGTTTGGTTTTGATATGGAAGCATTGGTACAAAGAGTTTTCAAACTGACCAGAAGTTTGTAAATATGAGGATGTAATGGTTTGTAATCCTGGAATATCTTCTGCCTTCTTTCTAGAAATTGTTGCCCGAGAGATTTCCTTCTCATGACCTCATCTTtgatctgaaataaaaaaataacaacaaagttGATTTGCTTCTAGTGACCTCATCTTtgatctgaaataaaaaaaataacaacaaagttGATTTGCTGGTTATTCACCAAGTAAAGTAATCTACTTTAATACCAGCATGCAGCTGAGTGTTTGGATGATAGTTCTGTTTTCACCATACGGAAAGATTCACATATTGATGAGTAGGCCCTATGATGCAACAGAACTATTCCATTCAATCCTCCATTGAGTTGAGCACCTGTgggctgtgtctcatttgatgGGAAGACTGAAGATTGGTGGACACACCTTTGGTTGTGAACTAAACGGACATTTTCTTAGGGGGCTCTAAGCAATAGTGATGGTATACGTGGATTCTCTAGGTTACTaacaattcaaaacaaaatgtctTTGTGTCCACTAATCTTCAGTCTTGCTGATATGATTATTAAAGGCAAGAGTGCTGGGTGTGGTGGTGATGACACTGAGCAATATTTCTGACAACTTATTATTTCAATGATTACCTGCTGAATTACTGTTTTCATCTGATCTTCTGTTCTACATCCTCGACTGAACAATGCCTGAAAGTGTAATATCACATTATTTAATATGTGTTTTGCATAAAAAACGACAACAACTACTACTACCAAAAGCTAACAACAGTAACAGCAACAATGACAATTATGGCAACAAGAGCAATaacaattatcatcatcatcattattgttCATATCGTTTTAAATCTTATAGTTTTTTATGTTTATATGGTAATCCTGCAAAATATCTTCTTCAGTGTGAACTAGCATAGCACGGAAGCTAGAAGCCACATGCAGATAAGGCATTTATGGTCTAAGCAAATGTTATTAATAgttataaatatgaatattattaatAAATCGGTTTGGTATTTGATCAGGGTTAGGCTTCACTTCtattctgaaatacttgaaaaatCACGAAATGGGTTCAACAAAGCAGAGTTTTCGTTCCAGTCTTCATTACATGGAATGATGGAAGTCACTGATTGTAATGCCTATGGATCACACTTGACATAGCCATTCACATTTATGTATTTATACACTTACACATACAATATTGAAAACATCGTAAAAAGCTATGTCAAGTGTATGCAGAACAGTTTAGGGAGCTCAAACCGTGGATGtacaataatatttttgtacatccatgctcAAACCTGATCAAATACCAAACTGATTTTACGATAACTGTAATATTTTCATATGTCAggattatttacatattttgatcaGGCTACAGATGCTTTATCTGCCTATGAAAAAGCGTCAGCATGcataatgtgaaaataattAACAAAGTGTAAAGTACAACTGTACAATcggaaaatcactaaaaatcgcATGCAAACAACTACAATTTAGTGCAAGTGGAACACAACGTCAACACTGATAGTAGCCCTGCGTATGATGCTTtgtgttcccggcattatacggcctcccaccacatgtgtCGGGAATGGGAGGCCGTACactgctgggaacacacagcatcgtacgtgTAACGTAGGGCTACAATGACAGCAGTGCAAGTTGTTTACCTGTTTCCAATCATGAATAAATCTGTTTTCGTCGTTAAAATACGTGACATGCAAATTGTACTCTTGCAAGAATATATTATGTGTATAAAAACAGGCACAGACGTAAAATTCCTGCTCCCCATCAATTCCTACATCCATTCCTGCTCGTTACGCGTGGAACagtacacttgtgtttttggaAACGGAAGCTTCAGACTACAAGTACAACTTCCTGTTGGACTTCAGTACTGTTTCCGGGTCAAAGTTCATCATCTCGCGCCGACGAAACGCTCGCTCGTCGCTTCATATTTTGGAAATTCAGTTCGGAAGCATGTAAGTATGTGAGTACGAAAGTAACGCACCCTATGCAGCATTGATCTTGTTGCAAATATTTACCTTACTCATGACAAAATACCCTCCGACACTGAATTTTTCATGTTCCCCgtctgcagtacagtagctcgaggttttgcctgggtatttggaggacaccgcgacattgcacttttatatgatatccgatatttacggctactagactctACAATATCGAACTTAGATTGAACgatgaggtggtgaaatctttaCTTGGctagaacggtgaggttgtgaaatctccgatatatatcggatatttacttgcgatttgacagactctagtatcgtctagtatcgatgctagagtcagtccttggaagtcgggcttggccagaacggtgaggttgtgaaatctccgatatatatcggatatttacttgcgatttgacagactctagtatcgtctagtatcgatgctagagtcagtccctggaagtcgggcttggccagaacggtagggttgtgaaatctccgatatatatcggatatttacttgcgatttgacagactctagcatcgtctagtatcgatgctagagtcagtccctggaagtcgggcttggccagaacggtgaggttgtgaaatctccgatatatatcggatatttacttgcg from Ptychodera flava strain L36383 chromosome 12, AS_Pfla_20210202, whole genome shotgun sequence includes the following:
- the LOC139145718 gene encoding 2-oxoglutarate and iron-dependent oxygenase domain-containing protein 2-like isoform X1 — protein: MDVGIDGEQEFYVCACFYTHNIFLQEYNLHVTYFNDENRFIHDWKQALFSRGCRTEDQMKTVIQQIKDEVMRRKSLGQQFLERRQKIFQDYKPLHPHIYKLLDSYFTEEFLDILHYARQEDATAEGLKEKLTVESSSEVYSFPVFTSQFCEQFMEEISHFENTDLPKGRPNTMNNYGVLLNELGFDEDFISPLRALYLRPITQLLYPEWGGSCLDSHKAFIVKYKLGEDLSLNYHYDNSEITINVSLGRQFSEGSLYFGDMRWVPMNETTCTEYTHKPTYGLLHRGQHMHGALPITEGERYNLIVWMRASKVRNEMCPMCGRKPKLVKTIGFGDGFTQEQPDMVNLCSTL
- the LOC139145718 gene encoding 2-oxoglutarate and iron-dependent oxygenase domain-containing protein 2-like isoform X2, which translates into the protein MRRKSLGQQFLERRQKIFQDYKPLHPHIYKLLDSYFTEEFLDILHYARQEDATAEGLKEKLTVESSSEVYSFPVFTSQFCEQFMEEISHFENTDLPKGRPNTMNNYGVLLNELGFDEDFISPLRALYLRPITQLLYPEWGGSCLDSHKAFIVKYKLGEDLSLNYHYDNSEITINVSLGRQFSEGSLYFGDMRWVPMNETTCTEYTHKPTYGLLHRGQHMHGALPITEGERYNLIVWMRASKVRNEMCPMCGRKPKLVKTIGFGDGFTQEQPDMVNLCSTL